A genomic stretch from Achromobacter spanius includes:
- a CDS encoding LysR family transcriptional regulator, with translation MLTFKQIEALYWTVRLGTFSASAQKLHTTQSAITKRIQELEADFNVALFDRSGHRAELTARGHEVYALAEDMLGHRDRLLVRLKGQHTLTGTFRFGITEITAMTWLPALIRLLRAHYPRITLEPHIDLGADLLKRLQAGQLDMAFLHGEFAEPNLQVVALQRLEFAWMGSSDLIDASRIYTPADIARLPLLRQSRESGLNMIYDGWLRPHTPDSNIFTINSLIAMAGLTAAGFGVSCLPRDYFADMVSKKQLVIARTSTAPPQSVYSAMFRRDADVAFCESVAELAESCCEFSGGV, from the coding sequence ATGCTGACGTTCAAGCAAATCGAGGCCCTGTACTGGACCGTCCGGCTGGGTACGTTTTCCGCGTCGGCGCAGAAGCTGCACACGACCCAATCGGCCATCACCAAGCGCATCCAGGAACTGGAGGCGGACTTCAACGTGGCGCTGTTCGACCGCTCGGGCCATCGCGCCGAACTGACCGCGCGGGGCCACGAGGTTTATGCGCTTGCCGAAGACATGCTGGGCCATCGCGACCGCTTGCTGGTGCGGCTAAAAGGCCAGCACACGCTGACCGGCACCTTCCGTTTCGGCATTACCGAGATCACGGCCATGACATGGCTGCCCGCCTTGATCCGCCTGCTGCGCGCGCACTATCCGCGCATCACGCTGGAACCGCACATCGACTTGGGCGCGGACCTGCTCAAGCGCTTGCAGGCGGGGCAGTTGGACATGGCGTTCCTGCATGGGGAATTCGCGGAACCGAACCTGCAAGTCGTCGCGCTGCAACGGCTGGAATTCGCCTGGATGGGCAGCTCTGACCTGATCGACGCCAGCCGCATCTACACACCCGCCGACATCGCGCGCCTGCCGCTGCTGCGCCAAAGCCGCGAGTCGGGCTTGAACATGATCTATGACGGGTGGCTGCGGCCCCACACGCCGGACAGCAATATCTTCACGATCAACAGCCTGATCGCCATGGCGGGTTTGACTGCCGCCGGCTTCGGCGTCAGTTGCCTGCCCCGCGATTATTTCGCGGACATGGTGAGCAAGAAACAGTTGGTGATTGCGCGCACCAGCACCGCGCCGCCGCAATCGGTCTACAGCGCCATGTTCCGCCGCGACGCGGACGTGGCGTTCTGTGAAAGCGTGGCGGAGTTGGCGGAAAGCTGCTGCGAGTTTTCCGGCGGGGTGTAG
- a CDS encoding RraA family protein, translated as MATILTGARQLPASPVAPAAILEALAGIVTPHLSDNLARREGISGLHRYNGSGKLVGTALTVKTRPGDNLMIYKAMVQIQPGHVLVVDAGGDLSNAVLGEIMKRYLQVHGCAGVVVDGAIRDVAAFEADSFPCYARGHIHRGPYKDGPGEVNVPVSIGGQVINPGDIIVGDEDGLVCFAASDAESLIAAAHAHAAKEERIMAEIAKGDKTQSWMQAAFAAKGLA; from the coding sequence ATGGCCACTATTCTTACCGGCGCCCGCCAATTGCCGGCTTCCCCCGTTGCTCCCGCCGCCATTCTTGAAGCGCTTGCCGGCATCGTCACGCCCCATCTTAGCGACAACCTGGCGCGCCGCGAGGGCATCTCCGGCCTGCACCGCTACAACGGCAGCGGCAAGCTCGTGGGCACCGCGCTGACGGTCAAGACGCGCCCGGGCGACAACCTGATGATCTACAAGGCCATGGTGCAGATCCAGCCCGGCCACGTGCTGGTGGTGGATGCGGGCGGCGACCTGTCCAACGCCGTGCTTGGCGAAATCATGAAGCGCTACCTGCAAGTGCACGGCTGCGCTGGCGTGGTGGTGGACGGAGCCATCCGCGACGTGGCGGCGTTTGAAGCCGACAGCTTCCCCTGCTATGCGCGCGGCCACATCCATCGCGGCCCCTACAAGGATGGCCCCGGCGAGGTCAACGTGCCCGTGTCGATTGGCGGGCAGGTGATCAACCCCGGCGACATCATCGTGGGCGACGAGGACGGCCTGGTCTGCTTTGCCGCATCCGACGCGGAAAGCCTGATTGCCGCCGCGCACGCGCATGCGGCCAAGGAAGAACGCATCATGGCCGAGATCGCCAAGGGCGATAAGACGCAAAGCTGGATGCAGGCCGCCTTTGCCGCCAAGGGGCTGGCATGA
- a CDS encoding lysophospholipid acyltransferase family protein — MKLLRFVLRLALVLPLIVFGLFCVGLVYPFIRPRSRAWLNRSWSRALMAACGVKVTFKGDPRMSGPVLLVANHVSWIDIFVLNSARPTSFVAKSEIRKWPVIGWLVAGAGTLFIERGQRHAVHAMGEAMQARFKLGDAVGLFPEGTTTEGFDLLPFHASLFEPARSAAVEIQPVALRFLRDGKRDGFAAFVGEESLVANLWRVLGATGLSVEVVFLPVLAARHPDGSLPTRLELSHQARDAILGAL, encoded by the coding sequence TTGAAACTGCTGCGCTTTGTCTTACGGCTGGCCCTGGTGCTGCCTCTGATTGTGTTTGGCTTGTTTTGCGTGGGGCTGGTCTACCCCTTCATCCGCCCGCGAAGCCGGGCCTGGCTGAACCGCTCGTGGTCGCGCGCGCTGATGGCGGCCTGCGGCGTGAAGGTGACCTTCAAGGGCGACCCGCGCATGAGCGGCCCGGTATTGCTGGTGGCCAACCACGTCTCCTGGATCGATATCTTCGTCCTGAATTCCGCGCGCCCCACGTCGTTTGTGGCCAAGAGCGAGATCCGTAAATGGCCCGTGATCGGCTGGTTGGTGGCGGGCGCGGGCACGCTCTTCATCGAACGCGGCCAACGCCACGCGGTACACGCCATGGGCGAAGCCATGCAAGCCCGCTTCAAGCTGGGCGACGCGGTCGGGCTGTTTCCAGAAGGCACGACGACGGAAGGCTTCGACCTGCTTCCCTTCCACGCCAGCCTGTTCGAACCGGCGCGTTCAGCCGCCGTGGAAATCCAACCCGTGGCCTTGCGGTTCCTGCGCGACGGCAAGCGCGACGGCTTCGCGGCGTTTGTCGGCGAAGAAAGCCTGGTGGCCAATCTTTGGCGCGTGCTGGGCGCGACGGGCTTGTCCGTCGAAGTGGTGTTTCTGCCGGTGTTGGCGGCAAGGCATCCGGATGGCAGCTTGCCGACCCGGCTTGAGCTGTCGCATCAGGCGCGCGACGCGATTCTTGGTGCGCTGTAA
- a CDS encoding aspartate carbamoyltransferase, with product MLNPQLDRRGELIHLLTTEGLPKRHVERLLDAARACAAAGDAGSPAAAPTPHAHAAPCPVFLSLDDDLADRDAYAALATRLSLLPVVLDPQDEQHAQNGQSAQRAQHPQHAQHAPDVHVPSGAPAGTAHMGDALAETVARLQPGVLVLRHAASGAAHCAAAHAAPGLRVINAGDGSHADPLPALALIQAMLHAKQDLTNLAVTLVGDIRHSRVARSVIHAMTTLGVPEVRVVAPRTLLPEGLPQLGVRECATLHDGLQAADVIIVLPLQVERISGALLPSAREYAHAYGLTPATLAGAKPDALLLPGGALTPGVEVDGDVAAGLPPVQAQLADLEQHLRLAALSVLAGDAP from the coding sequence CGCAACTTGATCGCCGCGGCGAACTCATTCATCTGCTGACAACGGAAGGGCTGCCCAAGCGCCACGTCGAGCGCCTGCTGGACGCTGCCCGCGCCTGTGCGGCGGCGGGCGATGCCGGTTCCCCAGCAGCCGCCCCGACGCCCCACGCGCACGCCGCGCCATGCCCCGTTTTTCTATCCCTTGACGACGACCTTGCCGACCGCGACGCCTACGCCGCGCTGGCGACCCGGCTGTCGCTCTTGCCCGTGGTGCTGGACCCGCAGGATGAGCAGCACGCGCAAAACGGGCAAAGTGCACAGCGCGCGCAACACCCACAACACGCACAACACGCGCCCGACGTGCACGTCCCGTCCGGTGCGCCAGCCGGCACCGCGCATATGGGCGACGCGCTGGCCGAGACGGTGGCGCGCTTGCAACCCGGCGTGCTGGTGCTGCGCCATGCGGCCAGCGGCGCCGCCCATTGCGCCGCCGCGCACGCCGCGCCGGGCCTGCGCGTTATCAATGCGGGTGACGGTTCGCATGCGGACCCCTTGCCCGCCCTGGCACTGATACAGGCCATGCTGCACGCCAAGCAAGACCTGACGAATCTGGCCGTGACCTTGGTGGGCGATATCCGGCATTCGCGCGTAGCGCGTTCGGTCATCCACGCCATGACGACGCTGGGCGTGCCCGAGGTGCGCGTGGTGGCGCCGCGCACGCTGCTGCCCGAAGGCCTGCCGCAGTTGGGCGTGCGCGAATGCGCGACCCTGCACGACGGGCTGCAAGCGGCCGACGTCATCATCGTGCTGCCCTTGCAGGTGGAACGCATCAGTGGCGCGCTGCTGCCGTCCGCGCGTGAATACGCCCATGCCTATGGCCTGACCCCCGCCACGCTGGCCGGCGCCAAGCCGGATGCGCTGCTCTTGCCCGGCGGCGCGCTGACCCCGGGCGTGGAAGTGGATGGCGACGTGGCCGCCGGCCTGCCGCCCGTGCAGGCGCAATTGGCCGACCTGGAACAACACCTGCGCCTGGCCGCCTTGAGCGTGCTGGCCGGAGATGCCCCATGA
- a CDS encoding dihydroorotase, with protein sequence MRLHIANGRLIDPANGVDGPHDLFLADGRVAAVGAAPDGFHADRVLDATGLAVLPGLVDLSARVAQPGHATGLAFAPAELRAALAGGVTRLVMPPDAASDDALDEPGKVDALTRQMEAGQPRIHPLGAMTVGLAGETLTEMGLLAQAGCLAYAQGEHGIADTRVLWGAMRYASGLGYTLWLRPQDPWLAQGAVAASGAYAERLGLEGLPPQAETVALNTIFELQRATGARVHLTRLSTAPGLALLRAARREGLAVTADVSAHNLHLTDVDIGFFDTHFHLQPPLRGQRDRDAIQAALAEGLVQALCSDHTPVDKHGKAAPFPVSTPGATALELLLSLTLKWARDHRVPLADALARVTSGPGAVLSGISSGNSSGSSSGNSSGTSSGTSNPAAQAGQLGVGAPADACLVDLDAEWLVTPTALQSRSPHTPFAGMMLPGRVRATVVGGQLAWETSV encoded by the coding sequence ATGAGGCTGCATATTGCCAATGGCCGCCTGATCGATCCCGCCAATGGGGTGGACGGGCCGCACGACCTTTTTCTGGCTGATGGCCGGGTGGCCGCGGTGGGCGCAGCGCCCGACGGCTTCCATGCCGATCGTGTGCTGGACGCAACCGGCCTGGCGGTATTGCCCGGCCTGGTGGACCTGTCCGCGCGCGTGGCACAGCCTGGCCACGCAACGGGCCTGGCGTTCGCGCCCGCCGAGTTGCGCGCGGCCTTGGCCGGCGGCGTAACTCGGCTGGTGATGCCGCCAGACGCCGCGTCGGATGACGCGCTGGACGAGCCCGGCAAGGTCGACGCCTTGACGCGCCAGATGGAAGCCGGCCAACCCCGCATCCATCCGCTGGGCGCGATGACGGTGGGTCTGGCGGGCGAGACGCTGACGGAAATGGGCCTGCTCGCGCAAGCCGGTTGCCTGGCCTATGCGCAAGGCGAGCACGGCATCGCGGACACGCGCGTGCTGTGGGGCGCGATGCGCTATGCCAGCGGGCTGGGCTACACGCTGTGGCTGCGTCCGCAGGACCCCTGGCTGGCCCAGGGCGCCGTTGCCGCCAGCGGCGCGTACGCCGAACGCCTGGGCCTGGAAGGCCTGCCACCGCAAGCCGAGACGGTGGCCCTGAACACCATCTTCGAACTGCAACGGGCCACCGGCGCGCGCGTGCACCTGACCCGCCTGTCCACCGCGCCCGGGCTGGCACTGCTGCGCGCCGCAAGGCGTGAGGGCCTGGCGGTAACGGCGGACGTGTCAGCGCACAACCTGCACCTGACCGATGTCGATATCGGTTTCTTCGACACGCACTTCCACCTGCAACCGCCGCTGCGCGGCCAGCGCGACCGCGACGCCATCCAGGCGGCGCTGGCCGAAGGGCTGGTCCAGGCGCTGTGTTCGGATCACACACCCGTGGACAAGCACGGCAAGGCGGCGCCGTTTCCCGTGTCCACCCCTGGCGCGACGGCCCTGGAACTGCTGCTGTCGCTGACCTTGAAATGGGCGCGTGACCATCGCGTGCCGCTGGCCGACGCGCTGGCTCGGGTCACGTCGGGGCCGGGTGCGGTACTCAGTGGCATAAGCAGCGGCAACAGCAGTGGCAGCAGCAGCGGCAACAGCAGTGGCACAAGCAGTGGCACAAGCAACCCCGCCGCGCAGGCCGGCCAGTTGGGCGTGGGCGCGCCCGCCGACGCCTGCCTGGTGGACCTGGATGCCGAATGGCTGGTGACCCCCACGGCGCTGCAAAGCCGCAGCCCGCATACGCCGTTCGCGGGTATGATGCTGCCCGGTCGGGTACGCGCCACCGTGGTCGGTGGCCAACTGGCCTGGGAGACCTCAGTTTGA
- a CDS encoding aminotransferase class I/II-fold pyridoxal phosphate-dependent enzyme: MSAADTAFLAERARAIKPSPSMAAKTRVDQLRAEGRDIIDFTVGEPDLPTPAHIVQAGIDALNSGDIRYTASAGAKPLLEAVRAKFQRENGLDYGLDELIVGVGAKQLIFTALAATVQAGDEVIIPAPYWVSYPDMVLVNDGTPVVLACPEADGFKLTPQGLEQAITPRTKWVLLNTPSNPTGAMYSVDELRALGEVLARHPHVWVMTDEIYEHLAYGDARHASPATVVPALAGRTLTINGVSKAYAMTGWRLGYAGGPKPLIKAMATLISQSTSCVSAISQAAARVALTADQRCVSDAAAVFHARRDRIVALLNAVPGIRCPEPQGAFYVYPSVEGLLGKRTPAGRVLQSDLDVVMYLLDEAGVAVLDGAAYGLSPYLRLSFATSMENIEEGCRRINSACAALR; this comes from the coding sequence ATGAGCGCCGCCGACACCGCCTTCCTGGCCGAACGCGCCCGCGCCATCAAGCCATCGCCCAGCATGGCCGCCAAAACGCGCGTGGACCAGTTGCGCGCCGAGGGCCGCGACATCATCGACTTCACCGTGGGCGAACCCGACCTGCCCACACCCGCGCACATTGTGCAGGCGGGCATCGACGCACTGAACAGCGGCGACATCCGCTACACCGCGTCCGCCGGCGCCAAGCCGCTGCTGGAAGCCGTGCGCGCCAAGTTCCAGCGCGAAAACGGCCTGGACTACGGGCTGGACGAGCTGATCGTCGGCGTGGGCGCCAAGCAGTTGATCTTCACCGCGCTGGCCGCCACCGTGCAGGCCGGCGACGAAGTCATCATTCCCGCGCCGTACTGGGTGTCGTACCCGGACATGGTGCTGGTCAACGATGGCACGCCCGTGGTGCTGGCCTGCCCTGAAGCCGATGGCTTCAAGCTCACGCCACAAGGGCTGGAACAAGCCATCACGCCGCGCACGAAATGGGTGCTGCTGAATACGCCCAGCAATCCCACCGGCGCCATGTACAGCGTGGACGAACTGCGCGCCCTGGGCGAGGTGCTGGCGCGCCATCCCCACGTGTGGGTGATGACGGACGAAATCTATGAACACCTGGCTTACGGCGACGCGCGCCACGCGTCGCCCGCCACAGTGGTGCCGGCGTTGGCCGGCCGCACGCTGACGATCAATGGCGTGTCCAAGGCCTACGCCATGACCGGCTGGCGCCTGGGTTACGCGGGCGGTCCCAAGCCGCTGATCAAGGCCATGGCCACGCTGATCTCGCAAAGCACCAGCTGTGTCAGCGCCATCAGCCAAGCTGCCGCGCGCGTGGCCTTGACCGCCGACCAGCGCTGCGTCAGCGATGCCGCCGCCGTGTTCCACGCGCGCCGCGACCGCATCGTGGCCTTGCTGAACGCGGTGCCGGGCATCCGCTGCCCCGAGCCGCAGGGCGCGTTCTATGTCTATCCGTCGGTTGAAGGCCTGCTGGGCAAGCGCACGCCGGCCGGGCGCGTGCTGCAAAGCGATCTGGACGTGGTGATGTACCTGTTGGACGAGGCCGGTGTTGCCGTGCTGGACGGCGCGGCCTATGGCTTGTCGCCCTACTTGCGGCTGAGCTTCGCCACGTCGATGGAGAACATCGAAGAAGGATGCCGCCGTATCAACAGCGCCTGCGCGGCGCTGCGTTGA